The following proteins are co-located in the Salvelinus fontinalis isolate EN_2023a chromosome 41, ASM2944872v1, whole genome shotgun sequence genome:
- the LOC129840269 gene encoding 1-acyl-sn-glycerol-3-phosphate acyltransferase gamma-like: MGLIAYIKSLFILQLLVGFVFVVSGLIINFIQLCTCVLWPIDRQLYRKINTRLSYSLWSQLVMLLEWWSGTECTIFADQATVDKFGKEHVIIILNHNYEIDFLCGWTMCERYGVLGASKVLAKYELLKVPLIGWTWYFLEIVFCKRKWEEDRDTVFKGLTQLKDYPEFMWFLLYCEGTRFTPKKHEISMEIAESKGLPKLKYHLLPRTKGFTTTLSCLKGTVSAVYDVTLNFRDKKVPTLLGIVSGKKYMADMNIKRYPVEEIPEDEKECATWLHKLYQRKDALQEHYEKEGSFPGPTIKPPRRLWTLLNFLFWATLLLTPLLNFACGVFVSGSPLLIIGFLIFCIIASIAVRRLISVSEVNKTGSTYGKMEGKKEN, translated from the exons ATGGGGCTGATAGCGTACATCAAGAGCCTGTTCATCCTGCAGCTGCTCGTTGGCTTTGTGTTTGTGGTCAGCGGCCTCATCATCAACTTCATTCAGCTCTGCACCTGCGTCCTATGGCCCATCGACAGGCAGCTCTACAGAAAGATCAACACCCGCCTCTCCTACTCCCTCTGGAGCC agctGGTGATGCTGCTGGAGTGGTGGTCGGGTACAGAATGCACCATATTCGCAGACCAGGCCACGGTGGACAAATTTGGCAAGGAGCacgtcatcatcatcctcaaccaCAACTACGAGATCGACTTCCTCTGCGGCTGGACCATGTGTGAACGCTACGGCGTGCTTGGa GCTTCAAAGGTCTTGGCCAAGTACGAACTGCTGAAGGTGCCTCTGATTGGTTGGACCTGGTACTTCCTGGAGATTGTCTTCTGTAAGAGGaagtgggaggaggacagagacaccGTGTTCAAAGGCCTGACCCAGCTAAAGGATTACCCTGAGTTTATGTGG ttccTCTTGTACTGTGAAGGCACCCGTTTCACACCGAAGAAGCATGAGATCAGTATGGAGATAGCAGAGAGTAAAGGTCTACCGAAACTCAAATACCATCTACTGCCCAGAACCAAAGGCTTCACCACAACACTAAGCTGTCTCAAAGGCACAG TATCTGCTGTGTACGACGTGACACTGAATTTCAGAGACAAGAAGGTCCCAACGCTGCTGGGAATCGTCAGTGGAAAGAAGTACATGGCGGATATGAATATCAA GCGGTACCCAGTGGAGGAAATCCCAGAGGACGAGAAGGAGTGTGCAACCTGGCTTCACAAGCTCTACCAGCGGAAG GATGCACTGCAGGAGCACTACGAGAAGGAGGGCAGTTTCCCCGGTCCCACCATCAAGCCCCCCCGTCGGCTGTGGACGCTGCTCAACTTCCTCTTCTGGGCCACCCTGCTTCTCACCCCCCTCCTCAACTTCGCCTGCGGGGTGTTTGTCAGCGGCTCTCCCCTCCTCATCATCGGCTTCCTGATCTTCTGCATCATCG CCTCCATAGCAGTGCGCCGCCTGATCAGTGTATCTGAGGTGAACAAAACCGGCTCTACCTACGGCAAAATGGAGGGCAAGAAGGAGAACTAG